One part of the Microbacterium saperdae genome encodes these proteins:
- a CDS encoding helix-turn-helix domain-containing protein, whose product MAKYEILIKAVTVQHLSYGEVAARYGVSKMLVHKLHHRWLTEGDAAFEPLSRRPQTTPNRTAVPTRERVIALRDELIGNGMDAGADTIAEHLAREGIHRRTPHRIHPRPHQELPTQKRLNPRKPGVQPFTMS is encoded by the coding sequence GTGGCCAAGTACGAGATCCTCATCAAAGCCGTGACCGTTCAACACCTCTCCTACGGTGAGGTCGCCGCCCGGTACGGGGTCTCGAAGATGCTGGTCCACAAGCTCCATCACCGGTGGCTCACCGAGGGAGATGCGGCGTTCGAGCCCCTCTCACGCCGGCCGCAGACAACGCCGAATCGGACGGCGGTCCCGACCCGTGAACGCGTGATCGCTCTGCGTGATGAGCTCATCGGCAACGGAATGGATGCCGGGGCAGACACGATCGCAGAACACCTCGCCCGAGAGGGCATCCACCGGCGAACTCCTCATCGAATTCACCCTCGACCCCACCAAGAACTACCAACGCAAAAACGGCTGAACCCCCGGAAACCGGGGGTTCAGCCGTTCACGATGTCCTGA
- a CDS encoding sodium-dependent transporter → MATATTQTPRREAFGSRNVFILSAIGSAVGLGNIWRFPYVAYEGGGGAFLIPYLCALLTAGIPLLFFDYAIGHRFRGSAPLAFRRMHRAAEPLGWWQVLICVVIAVYYAVIIAWAAMYTWFSAQLTWGPGNENDFFFTDFLQSADVAVVGVSTDFVPQVGIPLVVVWLLVIGIMALGVKRGIGRANMILMPLLTVMFAILVVQSLFLPGAAEGLNAFFAPNWEALANPAVWASAYGHIFFSLSVAFGIMVTYSSYLKRKTDLTGSGLVVAFANSGFEILAGIGVFAALGFMAQAQGTDVAGVATSGIGLAFIAFPTIVSQAAGGSIIGVLFFGALVFAGITSLISILEVIVAALQDKLGWGRIRTTLIVSIPLAVISMALFSTTTAISVLDTADAFVNAFGIMAVALVAVIVVAWFLHKLPALTEHLNRRSSFPVGTLWKILIGVLAPLVLGYLLVTGLIEKIAEPYGGYPSWFIGVFGWGMVVALVLIALLLSALPWGTRSHAKDDPEYDEFLQEESYQADPETASIPLQTDRKGTRA, encoded by the coding sequence ATGGCCACCGCAACGACGCAGACACCACGACGCGAGGCCTTCGGCTCGCGGAACGTCTTCATCCTCTCGGCGATCGGTTCGGCCGTCGGGCTCGGGAACATCTGGCGATTCCCGTATGTCGCGTACGAGGGCGGAGGCGGAGCTTTCCTCATCCCGTACCTCTGTGCACTGCTGACAGCCGGCATCCCGCTGCTCTTCTTCGACTACGCGATCGGTCACCGCTTCCGTGGTTCTGCGCCGCTGGCGTTCCGCCGAATGCACCGCGCGGCCGAGCCTCTCGGGTGGTGGCAGGTACTCATCTGCGTGGTCATCGCTGTCTACTACGCGGTGATCATCGCCTGGGCGGCCATGTACACCTGGTTCTCCGCGCAGCTCACCTGGGGCCCGGGGAACGAGAACGACTTCTTCTTCACCGACTTCCTGCAGTCGGCCGACGTCGCGGTGGTCGGGGTGTCGACTGATTTCGTGCCGCAGGTCGGCATCCCGCTCGTGGTCGTCTGGCTTCTCGTCATCGGCATCATGGCGCTGGGAGTCAAGCGCGGCATCGGGCGCGCGAACATGATCCTGATGCCCCTGCTGACGGTCATGTTCGCGATCCTCGTGGTGCAGTCGCTGTTCCTTCCGGGAGCGGCGGAAGGGCTCAACGCGTTCTTCGCTCCGAACTGGGAGGCGCTCGCAAACCCGGCCGTCTGGGCGTCTGCGTACGGACACATCTTCTTCTCGCTCTCGGTCGCCTTCGGGATCATGGTCACGTACTCCTCGTACCTGAAGCGCAAGACCGACCTCACCGGGTCGGGTCTCGTCGTCGCCTTCGCGAACTCGGGCTTCGAGATCCTTGCGGGTATCGGTGTGTTCGCGGCGCTCGGATTCATGGCGCAGGCGCAGGGGACGGATGTCGCCGGCGTGGCGACTTCCGGCATCGGGCTCGCATTCATCGCCTTCCCGACGATCGTGTCGCAGGCTGCAGGTGGTTCGATCATCGGCGTCCTGTTCTTCGGTGCGCTGGTGTTCGCGGGGATCACCTCGCTCATATCGATCCTCGAAGTCATCGTCGCCGCTCTGCAGGACAAGCTGGGCTGGGGGCGCATCCGCACGACGCTCATCGTGTCGATACCGCTGGCGGTGATCTCGATGGCATTGTTCTCGACCACGACGGCGATCTCCGTGCTCGACACGGCGGACGCGTTCGTCAACGCCTTCGGGATCATGGCGGTCGCGTTGGTCGCCGTGATCGTCGTCGCCTGGTTCCTGCACAAGCTGCCGGCGCTGACCGAACACCTCAACAGGCGATCGAGCTTCCCTGTCGGCACGCTTTGGAAGATCCTGATCGGCGTGCTCGCTCCGCTCGTTCTGGGCTATCTCCTCGTCACGGGTCTCATCGAGAAGATCGCGGAGCCGTACGGCGGCTACCCGTCGTGGTTCATCGGGGTGTTCGGCTGGGGCATGGTCGTCGCGTTGGTGCTCATCGCACTGCTGCTCTCCGCTCTGCCCTGGGGTACCCGATCGCACGCGAAGGACGATCCGGAGTACGACGAGTTCTTGCAGGAGGAGAGCTACCAGGCCGACCCCGAGACGGCCTCCATTCCTCTGCAGACCGACCGGAAGGGGACGCGCGCATGA
- a CDS encoding methionine/alanine import family NSS transporter small subunit codes for MTTTAIVMMIIAMVTVWGGLIAAIINLARHPEESASEPSPPVEL; via the coding sequence ATGACCACGACAGCGATCGTCATGATGATCATCGCCATGGTCACCGTCTGGGGCGGTCTGATCGCCGCGATCATCAACCTCGCCCGGCATCCCGAGGAGTCTGCATCGGAGCCGTCGCCGC